In the genome of Rhodoplanes sp. Z2-YC6860, one region contains:
- the accC gene encoding acetyl-CoA carboxylase biotin carboxylase subunit: MFDKILIANRGEIALRVLRACQELGIPTVAVHSTADADAMHVRLADESVCIGPPPAKDSYLNVPALLAACEITGADAVHPGYGFLSENARFAEILAEHNIQFIGPKAEHIRQMGDKIEAKRTAKALGIPCVPGSEGGVSSDAEAIGIARAIGFPVLVKAAAGGGGRGMKVAQREEDLAMALATARAEAKAAFGDDAVYLEKYLTRPRHIEIQVLGDGRGNAIHLGERDCSLQRRHQKVWEESPSPALNVAARFEIGEVVARAMRELKYLGLGTVEFLYEDGQFYFIEMNTRIQVEHPVTEMITGLDLVLEQIRVAAGGELPLTQHDVEFRGHAIECRVNAENAKTFVPSPGTIRSYHPPGGLGVRVDSAVYQGYTIPPYYDSMVGKLIVHGKTRTECLMRLKRALDEFVVDGIDTTLPLFQRLVRTQDIIDGNYHIHWLEHFLANGGMEP, from the coding sequence ATGTTCGACAAAATCCTCATCGCCAATCGCGGCGAGATCGCGCTCCGGGTGCTGCGGGCCTGCCAGGAGCTCGGCATTCCGACGGTCGCGGTGCACTCCACCGCCGACGCCGACGCGATGCATGTGCGGCTTGCGGACGAGAGCGTCTGCATCGGTCCGCCGCCCGCGAAAGACAGCTACCTCAACGTGCCGGCGCTGCTGGCCGCCTGCGAGATCACCGGCGCCGACGCCGTGCATCCGGGCTACGGCTTCCTGTCGGAAAACGCGCGCTTCGCCGAAATCCTCGCCGAGCACAACATCCAGTTCATCGGCCCCAAGGCCGAGCACATCCGGCAGATGGGCGACAAGATCGAGGCCAAGCGCACCGCGAAGGCGCTGGGCATTCCTTGCGTGCCGGGCTCGGAGGGCGGGGTCTCATCCGACGCCGAGGCGATCGGCATCGCGCGCGCCATCGGCTTTCCGGTGCTGGTGAAGGCCGCAGCCGGCGGTGGCGGCCGCGGCATGAAGGTCGCGCAGCGCGAGGAAGACCTGGCCATGGCGCTGGCCACCGCGCGCGCCGAGGCCAAGGCCGCGTTCGGTGACGACGCGGTATATCTGGAAAAGTACCTGACCCGGCCGCGCCACATCGAGATCCAGGTGCTGGGCGACGGCCGCGGCAACGCCATCCACCTCGGCGAGCGCGACTGCTCGCTGCAGCGGCGGCACCAGAAGGTGTGGGAGGAAAGCCCCTCGCCCGCGCTCAACGTCGCGGCGCGCTTCGAGATCGGCGAGGTCGTCGCGCGCGCCATGCGCGAGCTGAAATATCTCGGGCTTGGCACCGTCGAGTTCCTCTACGAGGACGGCCAGTTCTATTTCATCGAGATGAACACCCGCATCCAGGTCGAGCATCCGGTGACCGAGATGATCACCGGGCTCGATCTCGTGCTCGAGCAGATCCGGGTTGCGGCCGGCGGCGAACTGCCGCTCACCCAGCACGACGTCGAATTCCGCGGCCACGCCATCGAGTGCCGCGTCAACGCCGAGAACGCCAAGACCTTCGTGCCTTCGCCGGGGACGATCCGGTCCTATCATCCGCCGGGCGGCCTCGGCGTCCGCGTCGATTCCGCGGTGTACCAGGGCTACACGATCCCGCCCTATTACGACTCCATGGTCGGCAAGCTGATCGTGCACGGCAAGACGCGCACCGAGTGCCTGATGCGGCTCAAGCGCGCGCTCGACGAGTTCGTGGTCGACGGCATCGACACCACCTTGCCGCTGTTCCAGCGGCTCGTGCGCACCCAGGACATCATCGACGGCAATTATCACATCCACTGGCTGGAGCACTTCCTCGCCAATGGCGGCATGGAGCCGTAG
- a CDS encoding response regulator → MPATGLKARVLLVEDEFLICAMIEDALIQHGFEVYTAANADEALEHLTCGAPCDLLLTDLNLGPGMDGATLAWRVRELRPDLAVVYASGSYNRIDQFRAVPGATFVPKPYNPDRLCAILRRMQAARH, encoded by the coding sequence ATGCCAGCGACTGGCCTGAAGGCCCGCGTCCTCCTGGTGGAGGACGAATTCCTGATTTGCGCGATGATCGAAGACGCGCTGATCCAGCATGGCTTCGAAGTGTATACGGCGGCGAATGCCGACGAAGCCCTCGAGCATCTCACTTGCGGCGCGCCCTGCGACCTGCTGCTGACCGATCTCAATCTCGGCCCCGGCATGGACGGCGCCACGCTCGCGTGGCGGGTGCGGGAGCTGCGGCCCGATCTGGCGGTGGTCTATGCCTCGGGCTCGTACAACCGCATCGATCAGTTCAGGGCGGTGCCCGGCGCCACCTTCGTTCCCAAGCCCTACAATCCGGATCGGCTCTGCGCGATCCTGCGCAGGATGCAGGCGGCCAGGCACTAA
- the aat gene encoding leucyl/phenylalanyl-tRNA--protein transferase: MASRETAFVEITPEVLLKAYACGIFPMAESADDPALYWIEPEKRGIIPLNGFHVASRLARTVRAGQYTIAINRDFEGVLDGCAEPAPGRTRTWINARIRTLYCKLYDIGHCHSVEAYEGDKLVGGLYGVCLGRAFFGESMFHRARDASKVALVHLVARLKACGFSLLDTQFVTSHLQTFGAIEVPQRQYHKLLEASLIGEADFTAFARAPVMSGADAVDWAQR, from the coding sequence ATGGCCAGCCGCGAAACCGCATTTGTCGAGATCACGCCCGAGGTGCTGCTGAAGGCCTATGCCTGCGGCATCTTCCCGATGGCGGAAAGCGCCGACGATCCGGCGCTCTATTGGATCGAGCCGGAGAAGCGCGGCATCATCCCGCTGAACGGCTTCCATGTCGCCTCGCGGCTCGCCCGCACGGTGCGCGCCGGACAGTACACCATCGCCATCAACCGCGACTTCGAAGGCGTGCTCGACGGCTGCGCCGAGCCCGCGCCAGGCCGCACCCGCACCTGGATCAACGCGCGCATCCGCACGCTCTACTGCAAGCTCTACGACATCGGCCATTGCCACAGCGTCGAGGCTTATGAAGGCGACAAGCTGGTGGGGGGGCTCTACGGCGTCTGCCTTGGCCGCGCGTTCTTCGGCGAAAGCATGTTCCACCGCGCGCGCGATGCTTCGAAGGTTGCGCTGGTGCATCTCGTCGCCCGGCTGAAGGCTTGCGGTTTCAGCCTGCTCGACACCCAGTTCGTGACCAGCCATCTGCAGACCTTCGGCGCGATCGAAGTGCCGCAGCGGCAGTATCACAAGCTCCTCGAAGCATCGCTGATCGGCGAAGCCGACTTTACGGCGTTCGCCCGCGCGCCGGTGATGAGCGGCGCCGACGCCGTCGATTGGGCGCAGCGATAG
- a CDS encoding COG4705 family protein, which produces MNDSRFTAPTQQQASKVPEVTLVFWIIKILATTLGETGGDTVTMTLNWGYLAGTALFLVALIALVVAQILAKKFHPVLYWATIVASTTFGTTMADFADRSLGIGYTGGATFLLTALIVTLGLWYWAQGTISVNTVNTPKVEAFYWAAITLSQTLGTALGDWMADTGGFGFGGGALVFAAGLAVVLALYRWSSVSPVLLFWVAFILTRPLGATVGDLLDKPVADGGLALSRPIASAVIAFVIVLCLLVLPQRAGRHPGRSQGLA; this is translated from the coding sequence ATGAACGACTCCCGCTTCACTGCTCCCACGCAGCAGCAGGCCAGCAAAGTCCCCGAAGTCACGCTGGTCTTCTGGATCATCAAAATTCTTGCCACCACGCTCGGCGAGACCGGTGGCGATACCGTCACCATGACGCTGAATTGGGGCTACCTCGCCGGAACGGCGTTGTTTCTCGTGGCGCTCATAGCGCTGGTCGTTGCGCAGATTCTGGCGAAGAAGTTCCATCCGGTTTTGTATTGGGCGACGATTGTGGCCTCCACCACCTTCGGCACCACGATGGCGGATTTCGCCGACCGCTCGCTGGGCATCGGATACACCGGCGGCGCGACTTTCCTGCTGACCGCGTTGATCGTCACGCTTGGCCTTTGGTATTGGGCGCAGGGCACGATTTCGGTCAACACCGTCAACACGCCGAAGGTCGAGGCGTTCTATTGGGCGGCCATCACGCTCTCGCAGACGCTTGGCACCGCGCTCGGAGATTGGATGGCAGACACCGGCGGTTTTGGTTTCGGCGGCGGGGCATTGGTGTTCGCGGCGGGCCTCGCGGTCGTACTGGCGCTGTACCGCTGGAGCAGTGTCTCGCCTGTGTTGTTGTTCTGGGTGGCGTTCATCCTCACCCGTCCGCTCGGCGCAACCGTCGGCGATCTTCTGGACAAGCCGGTGGCTGATGGCGGCCTCGCGCTCAGCCGTCCGATCGCATCCGCTGTGATCGCATTCGTCATTGTGCTTTGCCTGCTGGTCCTGCCGCAAAGGGCAGGCCGGCATCCGGGCCGGTCTCAAGGGCTGGCCTGA
- a CDS encoding DUF2155 domain-containing protein: MARSGYIALLVAAGASLTGLGVASPAFAQFDQIFRGTPFESIFGGPPPSRPPNDIPNRPSYPGDRRDPNYYPPQQGGLLQPGPPPNARIRTEPLPPPGGYEQPRNVNLPPPTPGAPPPGQRPQQPQRGGTQQPPAAPAAPPPPAETIIEPSAAKIANPTAVFSGLDKITGRIISFDVAINETVRFGALEVTPRACFTRPPTEAANTDAFIEVDELTLQGELKRIFTGWMFAASPGLNAVEHPIYDVWLTDCKGGAQPAIADAGPTPGPVPDQPPPQRPAQPRQQRAQQQPAQPGVPGQPTQPRRPPQPQSLPQPQSLPPPPFQRQ, from the coding sequence ATGGCCCGATCCGGTTACATCGCTTTGCTGGTTGCCGCAGGCGCAAGCTTGACAGGCTTGGGCGTCGCGTCGCCGGCGTTCGCCCAGTTCGATCAGATTTTCCGCGGCACCCCATTCGAGTCGATCTTCGGCGGGCCGCCGCCGTCGCGGCCGCCGAACGACATTCCGAACCGCCCATCTTATCCGGGCGACCGCCGCGATCCGAATTACTATCCGCCGCAGCAGGGCGGCCTGCTGCAGCCTGGGCCGCCGCCGAACGCCCGCATTCGCACAGAGCCGCTGCCGCCGCCCGGCGGCTATGAGCAGCCGCGCAACGTCAACCTGCCGCCGCCGACGCCCGGTGCGCCGCCGCCAGGGCAGCGTCCGCAGCAGCCGCAGCGCGGTGGCACGCAGCAGCCTCCTGCCGCGCCCGCTGCGCCGCCGCCGCCCGCCGAGACCATCATCGAGCCGTCGGCTGCCAAGATCGCCAATCCGACCGCGGTGTTCTCCGGCCTCGACAAGATCACCGGCCGCATCATCAGCTTCGACGTCGCGATCAACGAGACCGTGCGCTTCGGTGCGCTCGAAGTGACGCCGCGCGCCTGCTTCACGCGGCCGCCGACCGAGGCTGCGAACACCGACGCGTTCATCGAGGTCGACGAGCTCACTCTGCAGGGCGAGCTCAAGCGTATCTTCACCGGCTGGATGTTTGCGGCGAGCCCGGGTCTGAATGCCGTCGAGCATCCGATCTACGACGTGTGGCTGACCGACTGCAAAGGCGGCGCGCAGCCCGCGATCGCCGACGCCGGCCCGACGCCGGGTCCGGTGCCGGATCAGCCGCCGCCGCAGAGGCCTGCGCAACCGCGTCAGCAACGCGCGCAGCAGCAGCCCGCACAGCCGGGAGTTCCCGGCCAGCCGACGCAACCGCGTCGTCCGCCGCAGCCACAGTCGCTGCCGCAACCACAGTCGTTGCCGCCGCCGCCGTTCCAGAGGCAGTAG
- a CDS encoding NADH:ubiquinone oxidoreductase subunit NDUFA12, protein MKLFFLKVFTWWNGQTFGTQLWTWLHGEAVGTDEFGNRYYRTKGGKIDPVLLMERRWVIFNGYAEASAVPPSWHGWLHHTVDVPPTQENYQPRPWQKPHRPNLTGTPMAHRPTGSTLSQGRRPKATGDYKAWNPGR, encoded by the coding sequence ATGAAACTCTTCTTCCTCAAGGTTTTCACGTGGTGGAACGGCCAGACCTTCGGCACGCAGCTCTGGACCTGGCTCCATGGCGAGGCGGTCGGCACCGATGAGTTCGGCAACCGCTACTACCGGACCAAGGGCGGCAAGATCGATCCGGTGCTGCTGATGGAGCGGCGCTGGGTGATCTTCAACGGTTACGCCGAAGCCTCCGCGGTGCCGCCGTCCTGGCACGGCTGGCTGCATCACACCGTCGATGTGCCGCCGACGCAGGAGAACTATCAGCCGCGGCCGTGGCAGAAGCCGCATCGGCCGAACCTCACCGGCACGCCCATGGCGCACCGGCCGACCGGCTCGACGCTTTCGCAAGGCCGCCGCCCGAAAGCCACCGGCGACTACAAGGCGTGGAATCCCGGTCGCTGA
- a CDS encoding vitamin B12-dependent ribonucleotide reductase, which translates to MRIERRYTKDGQSPYADIAFRLTTSEIRNPDGSIVFKAENVEVPESWSQVASDVLAQKYFRKAGVPAALKKVEEETVPSFLWRSVADTAALEALPEKERIIGERSSKQVFDRLAGTWTYWGWKGGYFDSENDAQAFFDELRFMLASQMCAPNSPQWFNTGLHWAYGIDGPSQGHHYVDFKTGKLTKSKSSYEHPQPHACFIQSIADDLVNDGGIMDLWVREARLFKYGSGTGTNFSSLRGENERLGGGGKSSGLMSFLKIGDRAAGAIKSGGTTRRAAKMVIVDAEHPDIEQFIDWKVKEEQKVAALVTGSKINQKHLKAVLKACVNCEGSDDDCFQPEKNPALKREIKLARKSLVPDNLIQRVIQFARQGYKDIDFQIYDTDWDSEAYLTVSGQNSNNSVRVTDEFLKAVESDGAWDLTWRTKPGKIAKTLKARELWEKIGYAAWACADPGLQYHTTVNDWHTCPASGPIRGSNPCSEYMFLDDTACNLASLNLLTFRDEKTGTFDVVGYEHVVRLWTVVLEISVLMAQFPSKEIAQLSYEYRTLGLGYANIGGLLMSSGIGYDSDAARAIGGALTAIMTGVSYATSAEMSKELGPFPGFKKNRDHMLRVIRNHRRAAHGERGGYEKVATPPVPLDHKGIADTHAGYHALSAHAKAAWDNALKLGEEHGYRNAQATVIAPTGTIGLVMDCDTTGIEPDFALVKFKKLAGGGYWKIINRAVPEALRALGYSESQIGEIEVYAVGHGSLGQAPGINHTTLKAKGFSDESIAKIEKALPTAFDIKFAFNKWTLGEDVLRNELGVPAEALASPAFDLLAHLGFSKREVEACNVHVCGAMTVEGAPHLKVEHYGVFDCANPCGKIGKRYLSVESHIRMMAAAQPFISGAISKTINMPNDATVEDCKSAYLLSWKLALKANALYRDGSKLSQPLQSQLIADEDDEDDAMEAFIDKPQAARTAMAAERVVEKIVERITVLREREKLPGRRKGYTQKAVVGGHKVYLRTGEYEDGRLGEIFIDMHKEGAALRSLLNNFAIAISLGLQYGVPLEEYVDAFTFTRFEPQGPVQGNDTIKYATSILDYVFRELAISYMERFDLAHVDPSEADYGALGKGESEGRAEATPGTKYVSKGLTRSRTDKLAVVSAPASQPSSDANRSVPIAANVTALHAVGATALKTEPEAKLSPAQALETLPWQEPKREAKAQVAERRAEAKAKGYEGEMCGECLNFTLVRNGTCMKCDTCGSTTGCS; encoded by the coding sequence ATGCGGATCGAACGGCGCTACACCAAAGACGGCCAGTCCCCCTACGCGGACATCGCGTTCCGCCTGACGACAAGCGAGATCCGGAATCCGGATGGCTCGATCGTGTTCAAGGCTGAGAACGTGGAGGTTCCCGAGTCCTGGTCGCAGGTGGCGTCGGACGTCCTGGCGCAGAAGTATTTCCGCAAGGCCGGCGTGCCCGCCGCCCTGAAGAAGGTCGAGGAAGAGACCGTCCCCTCCTTCCTGTGGCGCTCGGTGGCCGATACGGCCGCGCTCGAGGCGCTGCCCGAGAAGGAGCGCATCATCGGCGAGCGTTCCAGCAAGCAGGTGTTCGATCGTCTGGCCGGCACCTGGACCTACTGGGGCTGGAAGGGCGGCTACTTCGATAGCGAGAACGACGCCCAGGCGTTCTTCGACGAGTTGCGCTTCATGCTCGCCTCGCAGATGTGCGCGCCGAACTCGCCGCAGTGGTTTAACACCGGCTTGCACTGGGCCTACGGCATCGACGGCCCGAGCCAGGGCCACCACTACGTCGACTTCAAGACCGGCAAGCTGACCAAGTCGAAGTCGTCCTACGAGCACCCGCAGCCGCACGCCTGCTTCATCCAGTCGATCGCCGACGACCTCGTCAACGACGGCGGCATCATGGACCTGTGGGTGCGCGAGGCGCGCCTGTTCAAGTACGGCTCCGGCACCGGCACGAACTTCTCGTCGCTCCGCGGCGAAAACGAGCGGCTCGGCGGCGGCGGCAAGTCCTCCGGCCTGATGAGCTTCCTCAAGATCGGCGACCGCGCGGCCGGCGCGATCAAGTCGGGCGGCACGACGCGCCGCGCCGCCAAGATGGTGATCGTCGACGCCGAGCATCCCGACATCGAGCAGTTCATCGACTGGAAGGTGAAGGAGGAGCAGAAGGTCGCGGCGCTGGTCACCGGCTCCAAGATCAACCAGAAGCACCTCAAGGCGGTGCTGAAGGCCTGCGTCAATTGCGAAGGCTCGGACGACGACTGCTTCCAGCCGGAGAAGAACCCGGCGCTGAAGCGCGAGATCAAGCTCGCGCGCAAGAGCCTGGTGCCGGACAACCTGATCCAGCGCGTCATCCAGTTCGCGCGGCAGGGTTACAAGGACATCGACTTCCAGATCTACGACACCGACTGGGACAGTGAGGCCTACCTCACCGTCTCCGGCCAGAACTCCAACAACTCGGTGCGCGTCACCGACGAGTTCCTGAAGGCGGTCGAATCCGACGGCGCCTGGGACCTCACCTGGCGCACCAAGCCCGGCAAGATCGCCAAGACGCTGAAGGCGCGCGAGCTGTGGGAGAAGATCGGTTACGCGGCCTGGGCCTGCGCCGATCCGGGCCTGCAGTACCACACCACCGTCAACGACTGGCACACCTGCCCGGCGTCGGGCCCGATCCGTGGCTCGAACCCGTGCTCGGAGTACATGTTCCTCGACGACACCGCCTGCAATCTCGCCTCGCTGAACCTGCTCACCTTCCGCGACGAGAAGACCGGCACGTTCGATGTCGTGGGCTATGAGCACGTCGTGCGGCTCTGGACCGTCGTGCTCGAGATCTCGGTGCTGATGGCGCAATTCCCGTCGAAGGAAATCGCCCAGCTCTCCTACGAGTACCGCACGCTCGGTCTCGGCTACGCCAACATCGGCGGGCTGCTGATGTCGTCCGGCATCGGCTACGACAGCGATGCCGCGCGCGCGATCGGCGGTGCGTTGACCGCGATCATGACGGGCGTTTCTTATGCGACGTCGGCCGAGATGTCGAAGGAGCTCGGCCCCTTCCCCGGCTTCAAGAAGAACCGCGACCACATGCTGCGCGTGATCCGCAACCACCGCCGCGCGGCGCACGGCGAGCGGGGCGGCTACGAGAAGGTCGCGACCCCGCCGGTGCCGCTCGACCACAAGGGCATTGCCGACACGCACGCCGGCTATCACGCGCTCTCGGCGCACGCGAAAGCGGCGTGGGACAACGCGCTGAAGCTCGGCGAGGAGCACGGCTATCGCAACGCGCAGGCCACCGTGATCGCGCCGACCGGCACGATCGGCCTGGTGATGGACTGCGACACCACCGGCATCGAGCCCGACTTCGCGCTGGTGAAGTTCAAGAAGCTCGCCGGCGGCGGCTACTGGAAGATCATCAACCGCGCGGTGCCCGAGGCGTTGCGCGCGCTGGGCTACAGCGAAAGCCAGATCGGCGAGATCGAGGTCTATGCGGTCGGCCATGGCTCGCTCGGCCAGGCGCCCGGCATCAACCACACCACGCTGAAGGCCAAGGGCTTCTCGGACGAGTCGATCGCCAAGATCGAGAAGGCGCTGCCGACCGCCTTCGACATCAAGTTCGCCTTCAACAAGTGGACCTTGGGCGAAGACGTGCTGCGCAACGAGCTAGGCGTTCCGGCCGAGGCCCTCGCCTCGCCGGCGTTCGACCTGCTCGCGCATCTCGGCTTCAGCAAGCGCGAGGTCGAGGCCTGCAACGTGCATGTCTGCGGCGCGATGACGGTCGAGGGCGCGCCGCACCTGAAGGTCGAGCACTACGGCGTGTTCGATTGCGCCAATCCGTGCGGCAAGATCGGCAAGCGGTATCTGTCGGTCGAGAGCCACATCCGCATGATGGCTGCGGCGCAGCCGTTCATCTCGGGTGCGATCTCCAAGACCATCAACATGCCGAACGACGCCACGGTGGAGGACTGCAAGTCCGCCTATCTCCTCTCGTGGAAGCTCGCGCTGAAGGCCAACGCGCTCTACCGCGACGGCTCCAAGCTCAGCCAGCCGCTGCAGAGCCAGCTCATCGCCGACGAGGACGATGAGGATGACGCGATGGAAGCGTTCATCGACAAGCCGCAAGCGGCGCGCACCGCGATGGCCGCCGAGCGCGTGGTCGAGAAGATCGTCGAGCGCATCACTGTGCTGCGCGAGCGCGAAAAGCTCCCGGGCCGGCGCAAGGGTTACACCCAGAAGGCCGTGGTGGGCGGCCACAAGGTGTACCTGCGCACCGGCGAATACGAGGACGGCCGGCTCGGCGAGATCTTCATCGACATGCACAAGGAGGGCGCGGCTCTCCGGTCGTTGCTCAACAACTTCGCCATCGCGATCTCGCTGGGTCTCCAGTACGGCGTCCCCTTGGAAGAGTATGTCGACGCCTTCACGTTCACCCGCTTCGAGCCGCAAGGCCCGGTGCAAGGCAACGACACTATCAAGTACGCCACCTCGATCCTCGACTACGTGTTCCGCGAGCTCGCGATCTCCTACATGGAGCGCTTCGATCTCGCCCACGTCGACCCGAGCGAGGCGGACTACGGCGCGCTCGGCAAGGGCGAGTCCGAAGGCCGCGCGGAAGCCACGCCCGGCACCAAGTATGTGTCGAAGGGCCTGACCCGCTCGCGCACCGACAAGCTTGCGGTGGTCAGCGCGCCCGCCTCGCAGCCGTCGAGCGACGCCAACCGCAGCGTTCCGATCGCGGCCAACGTCACGGCGCTGCACGCCGTGGGCGCGACCGCGCTCAAGACCGAGCCCGAGGCCAAGCTGTCACCGGCGCAGGCGCTCGAAACCCTGCCCTGGCAGGAGCCCAAGCGCGAAGCGAAGGCGCAGGTCGCCGAGCGTCGCGCCGAGGCGAAGGCCAAGGGCTACGAAGGCGAGATGTGCGGCGAGTGCTTGAACTTCACGCTGGTGCGGAACGGCACTTGTATGAAGTGCGACACATGCGGCAGCACGACGGGGTGCAGCTAA
- a CDS encoding ATP-binding protein, with amino-acid sequence MTVAIEMGHTTAGVSAALDLEELLATRLLVQGNSGSGKSHLLRRLLEQSAPWVQQTIIDPEGDFVTLADRFGHVVIDAEDHTERGLQVAGERARIHRVSTVLNLEGLDAENQMRRAAAFLGGIFEVARDHWYPMLVVVDEAQLFAPAVAGEVTDEARKVSLGAMTNLMCRGRKRGLAGVIATQRLAKLAKNVAAEASNFFMGRTFLDIDMARAADLLGMERRQAEAFRDLERGQFMALGPALSRRPLGLRIGETETRPRNAIPRLMPMPEAALQDARAIILADSPAETIRPQPRPRPSSPDLLSQLMAAKSEALEIGPEAVDQQLSDAELAERRARLDRILRAILSEPDAGFRAVGILHQEFVVRCRIEGLGSALPDLSHFQRMLTHARAGLDTVVEDDAWRDVSERATVLPQDTQGIFMMIARAAKEGWPCPSDAAIARAYGTHSLRRAQRLLTYIEEQGLIVCRTDGAGRRIVTLVELAWTTAPGDPNAKELPAEEGCSSLPLRA; translated from the coding sequence ATGACCGTCGCGATCGAGATGGGGCACACGACGGCAGGTGTCTCGGCCGCATTGGATCTCGAAGAGCTGCTGGCGACCCGTCTTCTGGTGCAGGGCAATTCGGGCTCCGGCAAATCCCATCTGCTGCGCCGGCTGCTGGAGCAGAGCGCTCCCTGGGTGCAGCAGACCATCATCGACCCCGAAGGCGACTTCGTCACGCTGGCCGACCGTTTCGGCCACGTGGTGATCGATGCCGAGGACCATACCGAGCGGGGTCTACAGGTCGCCGGCGAGCGAGCGCGCATCCATCGCGTCTCCACCGTGCTCAATCTCGAGGGGCTCGACGCCGAGAACCAGATGCGGCGCGCCGCTGCCTTCCTTGGCGGGATTTTCGAGGTCGCCCGCGACCACTGGTACCCGATGCTGGTGGTGGTGGATGAGGCACAGCTGTTCGCGCCGGCTGTCGCCGGCGAGGTTACGGACGAGGCCCGCAAAGTCTCTCTCGGCGCCATGACGAACCTGATGTGCCGCGGACGCAAGCGCGGGCTTGCGGGGGTGATCGCAACCCAGCGGCTGGCGAAGCTCGCCAAGAACGTCGCGGCCGAGGCTTCCAATTTCTTCATGGGCCGCACCTTCCTGGATATCGACATGGCGCGCGCTGCCGACCTTCTCGGCATGGAGCGGCGACAGGCGGAAGCCTTCCGGGACCTGGAGCGCGGGCAATTCATGGCGCTGGGACCGGCCCTCTCCCGCCGCCCGCTGGGGCTGCGGATCGGTGAAACGGAGACCCGGCCGCGCAATGCCATCCCGCGGCTGATGCCGATGCCTGAAGCGGCCCTGCAGGACGCACGCGCCATCATCCTGGCAGACTCGCCAGCCGAGACTATCCGGCCGCAGCCCCGCCCCCGGCCGTCGTCGCCGGACCTCCTGAGCCAGCTCATGGCAGCGAAGTCCGAAGCGCTGGAGATTGGTCCCGAAGCGGTGGACCAGCAACTCAGCGACGCGGAACTGGCGGAGCGGCGCGCGCGGCTGGACCGTATCCTGCGCGCCATCCTGTCGGAGCCCGACGCGGGATTCCGCGCCGTCGGCATCCTCCATCAGGAGTTCGTGGTCCGCTGCCGGATTGAGGGCCTCGGTTCAGCCTTGCCGGACCTCAGTCACTTCCAGCGGATGCTGACACACGCCCGCGCCGGGCTCGACACTGTGGTCGAGGATGACGCCTGGCGGGACGTCTCGGAGCGAGCCACCGTTCTGCCTCAGGATACGCAAGGCATCTTCATGATGATTGCCCGCGCCGCGAAGGAGGGTTGGCCCTGCCCGAGCGATGCAGCGATTGCCCGTGCCTATGGCACACACTCGTTGCGCCGCGCGCAGCGCCTGCTGACCTATATCGAGGAACAGGGCCTCATCGTCTGCCGCACTGACGGCGCCGGCCGGCGGATCGTGACGCTCGTCGAACTGGCCTGGACCACAGCGCCGGGCGATCCCAATGCCAAGGAACTGCCGGCGGAGGAAGGCTGCAGCAGTTTGCCTCTGCGGGCGTGA
- a CDS encoding tetratricopeptide repeat protein yields MTSILRGTLAVLALTSAVWLAGPAAAADDGEMCTNESGDAAIAACTRAIDSGRYSGRELAALLSNRCAEWPDKQEYDKAIDDCSQALKLDPTSSGALSNRAQAYFAKRQYDRALEDLNQAIRLSPNDADLFNNRGLAYENKDQHDRAIEDFNQAIRLKPNHAPAFKNRGRAYVFKDQYERAIEDFSQAIRLNPNDAMAFFGRGSSWELKLDLQRALADYKRFAELVPSDPDGPEAIERVRKRLARR; encoded by the coding sequence ATGACGTCAATTCTGCGCGGCACGCTGGCGGTTTTGGCACTCACTTCGGCCGTCTGGCTGGCGGGGCCGGCCGCTGCGGCCGACGACGGCGAGATGTGCACGAACGAATCCGGCGACGCAGCCATCGCTGCGTGCACCCGGGCCATTGATTCCGGCCGATACAGCGGTCGTGAGCTTGCCGCGCTTCTTTCCAATCGTTGCGCCGAGTGGCCCGACAAGCAGGAATACGACAAAGCCATTGACGATTGCAGCCAGGCGCTCAAGCTCGATCCGACCAGTTCGGGAGCATTGAGCAACCGTGCTCAGGCCTATTTCGCTAAACGGCAATATGACCGCGCGCTCGAGGATTTGAACCAGGCGATCCGGCTCAGTCCGAACGACGCAGATTTGTTCAACAACCGCGGCCTCGCGTACGAGAACAAAGACCAACACGACCGCGCCATCGAGGATTTCAACCAGGCGATCCGTCTCAAACCAAACCACGCACCTGCGTTCAAGAACCGCGGTCGCGCGTACGTGTTCAAGGACCAATACGAGCGCGCCATTGAAGATTTCAGCCAAGCGATCCGGCTCAATCCGAACGATGCAATGGCGTTCTTTGGCCGCGGTTCGTCGTGGGAACTGAAGCTCGATCTGCAACGCGCGTTGGCAGACTACAAGAGGTTCGCCGAATTGGTGCCGTCCGACCCGGATGGTCCGGAGGCGATTGAGCGCGTCAGAAAGAGGTTGGCCCGTCGATGA